The Scomber japonicus isolate fScoJap1 chromosome 13, fScoJap1.pri, whole genome shotgun sequence genome includes a window with the following:
- the st6gal1 gene encoding beta-galactoside alpha-2,6-sialyltransferase 1 produces the protein MAYKIPGAAMDRVSLLWRLRRRARRGAVCMAFFCISMALLYAICAENSVPVTDAIFGVRARTRAQPRTHSVVKVLRGGAKPAYIDPQKLPGVVPGDPHRPIPVLSSANHTHEESASKRKSREREPSGGFFTRMLPRPFMRAMETLFGGRRRGELSGRGGDAEFFGPQGLLGDVWDDETSSNMLGNRLKKVVQNYQAMNKYGVEVSGPGGVPSRPKLSGPELLCQLKSRVEVETLTADLAPFSSLPLAAQLPLKQLTSDLGPYRSCAVVSSAGALRSSGLGKEIDSHDAVLRFNAAPTVGYENDVGAKTTIRLINSQVMASDDHRFLSSSLYSSGALVAWDPAPFSADLTQWFNRTDYPIFTQYQRYRRLHPTQPFYILHPRFEWQVWQRIQDNMAEPIQRNPPSSGLLGTVLMMSLCEVVHVYEFLPSRRKTELCHYYQRFYDAACTLGAYHPLLYEKNLVKRMNRGSDRDIYTHGRVTLPGFSTLNCTRAAGG, from the exons ATCCCCGGTGCAGCGATGGACAGAGTCAGCCTGTTGTGGCGTCTGAGGCGTCGAGCTCGCCGTGGAGCCGTGTGCATGGCCTTCTTCTGCATCTCCATGGCTCTGCTCTACGCCATCTGTGCCGAGAACAGCGTTCCCGTCACCGACGCCATCTTTGGAGTCCGAGCGAGAACCCGAGCTCAACCTCGCACGCACTCGGTCGTCAAG GTGCTTCGAGGCGGAGCCAAGCCGGCTTACATCGACCCCCAGAAGCTCCCCGGCGTCGTCCCCGGCGACCCTCACCGTCCAATCCCCGTCCTCTCCTCGGCCAACCACACGCACGAAGAGTCCGCCTCCAAGCGGAAGTCGAGGGAGCGCGAGCCGTCCGGGGGCTTCTTCACCCGGATGCTGCCGCGGCCCTTCATGCGGGCGATGGAGACGCTGTTCGGCGGGCGGAGGAGGGGCGAGCTGAGCGGCAGGGGGGGGGACGCCGAGTTCTTCGGTCCTCAGGGTCTCCTAGGAGACGTGTGGGACGACGAGACGTCCAGCAACATGCTGGGAAACAGGCTGAAGAAGGTGGTGCAGAACTATCAG GCGATGAATAAATACGGCGTGGAGGTTTCGGGACCCGGCGGCGTTCCCAGCCGGCCGAAGCTGAGCGGCCCCGAGCTTCTGTGCCAGCTGAAGAGCCGAGTGGAGGTAGAGACTCTGACCGCTGACCTCGCTCCCTTCTCGTCTCTGCCGCTGGCCGCTCAGCTCCCTCTGAAgcagctgacctctgacctcggCCCCTACAGGAGCTGTGCCGTGGTCTCGTCCGCCGGGGCGCTGCGATCCTCCGGACTCGGCAAAGAGATCG actCCCATGATGCCGTTCTGCGCTTCAACGCTGCACCGACCGTCGGCTACGAGAACGACGTCGGCGCTAAAACGACAATCCGCCTCATCAACTCGCAG GTGATGGCGTCTGATGACCATCGCTTCCTGTCCAGTTCTCTGTACAGCTCCGGCGCTCTGGTAGCTTGGGATCCTGCTCCTTTCTCTGCTGACCTCACACAG TGGTTCAACAGGACGGACTATCCCATCTTCACTCAGTACCAGAGATACAGGAGGCTTCATCCCACGCAGCCCTTCTACATCCTGCATCCTCGCTTTGAGTGGCAGGTCTGGCAGCGAATACAAGACAACATGGCCGAGCCCATCCAGAGGAACCCGCCTTCCTCTGGCCTGCTGG GCACGgtgctgatgatgtcactgtgcgAGGTCGTGCACGTGTACGAGTTCCTGCCGTCGCGCAGGAAGACGGAGCTGTGTCACTACTACCAGCGTTTCTACGACGCGGCGTGCACGTTGGGCGCGTACCACCCGCTGCTCTACGAGAAGAACCTCGTCAAGAGGATGAACCGCGGCTCCGACCGAGACATCTACACCCACGGGAGAGTCACGCTGCCGGGCTTCAGCACCCTCAACTGCACCCGAGCTGCTGGAGGTTAA